GGGTGGGTGCAGATCAACACGGTGGGTGGCTACGCCTTCATGCTGCAGATCTTCATCGTCGGCGTGAAGACAGACCTCGGCATGATCGCCAAGTCCGGCAggaaggccgccgccgtcgccttctTCGGCACCGCGGGGCCGCACCTCGCCATgtacgccgccggcgccgcgctaaGGGCTCGCGTGCCGGCGGCATGGAAGGCCACCTTCATGCTCACCAACCTCAACTCGTGGTGGTCGCTCTCCGCCTTCATCGTCGTCTGCTGCACGCTGGACGACCTCAACCTCCTCTCCTCTAAGCTCGGCCGCCTCGCCATGTCCGCCGCCCTCATCGGGGACTTCGCCAACACCTTCTCCATCGCCGGCGTCACGTCCTACCTCCTCGCGTCCAGCCCCTCGGAGAAGATCCAGCGGATCGGCTTCCTCTCCTTCATCACCTTCTCCGTCTTCATCGGGCTCATGGCGTTCGTGGCACGTCCGGCCATCCTCCGCCTCATGCGCGACGTGCCGGAGGGCGCGCTCCTCAGCGAGGCGCGCCTAGTTGCCGTGCTCctcatcaccatcaccatcagCTACACCGGCGAGATCCTCGGACTCCATGCCACGTACGGGCCCTTCATGCTGGGACTCATGCTCCCCGGCGGGGCGCCGCTCGGGGTCACCCTGGCGGAGCGGCTGGACAGGCTCGTCGCCGGGGTGCTCATGCCGCTGCTGTTCGCGCAGGGCGGCATGAGGCTGGACGTCTTCAAGCTCGCGGACGCCTCGACGTGCCTCCTCCTCGAGGTGTtcctcgtcgtcggcgccgtcgcCAAGTTCGTCTCGTGCATGCTGCCGTGCATCTACTGCGGGATGTCGCACCGGGAGGCCTTTATCATCGGCTTCATAATGAACTTCAAAGGCATCACCGAGGTCGTATACGCCTCTGCATTCATGGACGCTAAGGTACGACACTAAGTACAAATTGGAGGCTTCTTTTGAAACCTCCACGTTAATCTGACAGAATAGAATGCAATCGTATCAAAGGTGTTCGATGACCAAGTGTACGCGACGTTCATGATCAACgtgctggtggtgggagcggcgacggcgtcggtgGTGAAGCACATGTACCACCCGGAGGAGAAGTACGTGGCGTACCGGCGGCGCACGGTGCAGCACAAGAAGCTCGGCGATGAGCTGCGAGTGCTGGCATGCGTGCACTCGCAGGCTGACGTGGAGCCCATGCTGGCACTGCTCGACGCGTCCAGCCCGACGCCGGTGTCGCCGGTCGCCGtctacctcctccacctcgcgcCGCTGGCCGGGCTCACCACCTCCGTGCTCCGCTCGTTCAAGCACGGCGACCGCAACTGCGTGCCGTCGGGCGGCACCCACTCGGAGCGCATCGTCAACGCGTTCCAGCTCTTCGTGCAGCAGCGGCCGCCGGGCTCGGCGTCGCTGCTCCCCTACGTCTGCATCGCGCCCTACGCCACCATGCACGACGACGTCTGCGAAATCGCTCTCGAGAAGCGCGCCAACCTCATCGTCGTGCCCTTCCACCAGCGCCTCGCCATCGACGGCTCCGTCGAGAACACCACGGCCAACGCCGGCGCCGTCCAGGACGCCAACGCCAATGTGCTTAGCTACTCCCCCTGCTCCGTCGCCATCCTCGTCGACCGGGGCAGCCTATCCGTCGTGCCCGGCGCaggccccgccgccgacgccgacgggtTCCCTCACCGCGTCGCGCTCTACTTCCTCGGCGGCCCGGACGACCGGGAGGCTCTGGCGCTCGCGGCGTACATGGCCGAGGACGCGCCGATCGGGCTCACCGTGTTCCGGTTCTTGCTGCCACCGGAGTGGCGCAAAGgcggcgacgccgaggaggcCCGGCTCGACGAGGAGGCCGTGCAGGAGTACGTCCGGCGATGGGTCGACGACGAGCGAGTCGTGTACAGTGAGAACGTGGTCAGTGGCTCCGACGAGATGGTCGCTGTCATCCGGACGGCGAGCCCGGCTTGCGACCTGCTGATCGTCGGCCGGCGAGCGGACAGCCCTGAGTCGCCGCTGACGGCCGGCATATCGGACTGGAGCGAGCACTTGGAGCTCGGCGTCCTCGGGGATCTGCTCACGTCGACGGACTTTGGGTGCCGGGTGTCCACGTTGGTGGTGCAGCAACAGACCAGGGCTGCCGCCGGGGAAATCAACCAGTCGCCGGAGAAGAACACAGAACAACGACCTGAATCTGACGGCCACGTTTGAAAAGACTGCAAAACTTTGTTTAGCTTCTCTCTAGTTGTAACTTGTAAACCGTAATCAATGTAGTGTGTGTAGCATTTTGGCAGCTAGAATGCAtttgaaagagaaaaaaatagaaacatacGACTCACAGCTCATACAAAGATAAGAGAGAGCTATCTCTCACTCAAGTGATTTGTGGCAATCTCTCACTTAATTTTTCTTTCTCCCTATCTGTACACGATCTCACGTTTTTTCTCCAACTTCAGCCAAATTCCGGTGAGATTAGGAGTTCCAGGTGGTTTCTAGGGTTAGGGGTTCGGGATTTCTAGGGTTGGAGCTCACCGGCAGCCCTAGAGGGAAGGCCGGCGGTAGCAAGGcggcccggcggaggtggcgggcgcgggggcggtgAGGTGCTTCGATAGTggtgccgccggccgggcggtcAAGGAGGCTGGTTGGGCGGCGTTGGGGTGAGGGGATGACGTTCGCTACAACGGTggtgggaggtggcggcgggaggggcaTCGGTGAGACCTAGCCCGCCCATGGCGGCAAGGGTGGGGGCACGATGGGGCGGTGAGTGGGGAAGAAGCACAGTAGACAGCTGAAGCCGGTGGGAGGCAGAAGATAAAGTTAAGTCGTTGGATGATGATCGTACGGCTCGAAAATCGAGGGAAGGAAGCCTTTGTTTCACATGGGTAGcgtatctatacctaatattaaagagaggatggttcttccaaccgtcatggtaattttgcaaaaaagccCCTCAAGTTTTTGGTAATGAACCCGCAGTCCATATTCTGAAGAGAGGAGGGCTCGGGTGGGAAaaaagagggaagggagggggttaagggGAAAAGGCTTCTCctttctccacaacagagaggCGCAGG
The genomic region above belongs to Setaria italica strain Yugu1 chromosome VI, Setaria_italica_v2.0, whole genome shotgun sequence and contains:
- the LOC101752905 gene encoding cation/H(+) antiporter 15, yielding MSLEDPSIGPHGEATVNRSLFCFPPNNSAATSSGIFAGDDPLKFYFPLLLYHVCIVFALSRAVHALLRRANVPLVISQILAGALLGPSFLGKVLPRAGELFATPEGWVQINTVGGYAFMLQIFIVGVKTDLGMIAKSGRKAAAVAFFGTAGPHLAMYAAGAALRARVPAAWKATFMLTNLNSWWSLSAFIVVCCTLDDLNLLSSKLGRLAMSAALIGDFANTFSIAGVTSYLLASSPSEKIQRIGFLSFITFSVFIGLMAFVARPAILRLMRDVPEGALLSEARLVAVLLITITISYTGEILGLHATYGPFMLGLMLPGGAPLGVTLAERLDRLVAGVLMPLLFAQGGMRLDVFKLADASTCLLLEVFLVVGAVAKFVSCMLPCIYCGMSHREAFIIGFIMNFKGITEVVYASAFMDAKVFDDQVYATFMINVLVVGAATASVVKHMYHPEEKYVAYRRRTVQHKKLGDELRVLACVHSQADVEPMLALLDASSPTPVSPVAVYLLHLAPLAGLTTSVLRSFKHGDRNCVPSGGTHSERIVNAFQLFVQQRPPGSASLLPYVCIAPYATMHDDVCEIALEKRANLIVVPFHQRLAIDGSVENTTANAGAVQDANANVLSYSPCSVAILVDRGSLSVVPGAGPAADADGFPHRVALYFLGGPDDREALALAAYMAEDAPIGLTVFRFLLPPEWRKGGDAEEARLDEEAVQEYVRRWVDDERVVYSENVVSGSDEMVAVIRTASPACDLLIVGRRADSPESPLTAGISDWSEHLELGVLGDLLTSTDFGCRVSTLVVQQQTRAAAGEINQSPEKNTEQRPESDGHV